Within Pseudomonas alloputida, the genomic segment CGCCGATCACCATTAATACTCTTCCACGAAACTGGTTGAGGAAGGTATAGCTATCGCTCTCCAGAAAACCGAAAGGCTTGTTGATGGCCGCAGTGAATGCCGGGCCGAACGGCGCTTGGTGGGCATGGTCTGGATAAACTGCGGGACAGATCAATACGATGCTGTCCACTTGTGGCAACTGTGCTGCAAGCTTAAGCGTAATTGCCCCGCCAAGGCTATGGCCTATGAGCGTTCGGCATCGAGGCGCGATATGCGCGTGGAAACGCTGTGCTTCATCAAGGTTCGTCGCCAGTGACGGCGCCATTGCGCCTGGCTCGCTGGCGAGGCTGTGACCTGACAGATTGCCAGTGAGTGAACCAATGCCCGCGGCTTGCAGGCGATAAAGCAGGGGGTTGAGCCGGGTAAAGTCGGAACGCGCGCCCCCCAAGACGAATGCGGGAGCTGCGCGCTCGATATCAGGTACCAGCAATCGCGCCTGTTGCTGGTAGTTTCCAAAGACTTCATTGATGAACAGCTCTTTGCCCGGGGCGGGCTCGTCAAACTGCCACTTCACGCGCTGCGGGGAAGCCATTTGAATGTGCATGGTGCTCTCTAGAAGAACTGGTTGAGCCATTCGCCGAGCGGGTTGCCGGTATCGAGCAGCAGTTTGAGTGCCATGATGCAGCAGACGCTGACCAGCAGCGGTTTTATGAGGCGCGAGCCGAAGCGAACTGCGCAGCGAGCCCCCAATTGTGCGCCCAGAAAGGCGGCGAGCGCCATTGCCAGCGCCAGCGGCCAGATGATCGCCCCGCTGAGAGAAAAGACGGATAGTGCGCCCAGGTTACAGGCCGCGTTCAAAAGCTTGCTGGTGCATACGGCTTGAATGAGGTGCTGGCCCAAGAGGACCACGCAGGCCAGCATGAAGAACGAGCCGACTCCGGGGCCGAAGATGCCGTCATAAAAGCCAATGATGGGTGCAGCCGTCACGCAGAATAGGCTGGTCGATACCTTTGCCTTGCGCGCTTGTTCATTCGGCTTTGGACTGAAGGCAAAGTAGGCGGCGATCAGGATCAGCAGTGGTGGGACGCACGCCTGCAAAACGTTTTTGGGGACAAAGTTATCGACAAGGCCCCCAGCGCCCCACCGATAAACGCCATGACAGCCATGGGACTGCCTCGTCTCCAGTCGATCATGCCTTTGCGGGCGAAGGCGCACGTAGCCGAAACCGTAGCCGAAGCTGCCTGGAACTTGTTAGTGGCGATAGCTGCCAAGGGTTCTACACCGGCAATAAACAACACCGGGAGCGTGATAAGGCCACCGCCCCCGGCAATAGCATCAAAAAAGCCGGCCATCAGTGCAACCAGTGCGAGTAGCAGAACAAACGTCAAGTCGATTTCGATCATGGAGTATTTTCCTGTGCTCAACCACGTACCAGCAGCGGGTCTTCAGCGAGCACCTTTCTCGAGTTGATCGGCGAATATACGAGCCTGAAGTGCTACTCCTTTAGCCTCCGGTCCACCCAAATCAGCAAGGGTTTGGCTTGCAAAGGCTATGGCCTGGCTTTGCTTTGGGTAGAAATCCAGGTAGGCAGCTTCCGAATGAGGCATTGAACGTTCCTTGTCGTTTTTGTGTGAAACTCCCTGGCTGGCAAGTGGGGAGTCGACTATTCAATGCAGTTATGCCGTGACGTGGTAGTCAGCCCATTCCTCGTATGTCGTAGGAAATTTCTGTCTGTGGCGGTATTGAGCGGTGAAACTGTGGAATCACGCCCTGTGGCATCGAACGGGTCCGGTGTTGGACTTCCCGGGCAGGAAACCGCAAAATGACTCTTTTTTCTCATCAACCTCTCCGGATCTGCTGACTCTATGCGTATGCGCCTAATGCTGTTGGGTGGTGGCAATGCCCTCGGGCAAGCGCTGATTCGTCTTGGGGCCGAGGAGGACATCGCTTTCCTGGCACCGCGCCCGCCCGAGAACGGCTGGGCGCCCTCAAGCCTCACTCAGCTGCTCGATGACCATCGCCCCGACGCGCTGGTCAACCTGGCCTATTACTTCGACTGGTTCCAGGCCGAGTCGGTCAGCGAGCAGCGCCTGGCTCAACAGGAGCGGGCGGTGGAGCGGTTGGCAGAGCTGTGCCAGCACCATCAGATCACCTTGGTGCAGCCCTCCAGCTACCGTGTGTTCGATGGTTCGCGGGCCACGGCCTATAGCGAAAAGGACGAGCCAGTGCCGCTGGGCTTGCGTGGCCAGGCCCTATGGCGCATCGAGCAGAGCGTGCGTGCGGCCTGCCCGCAGCATGTGTTGCTGCGCTTTGGCTGGTTGCTGGACGAGAGCATCGATGGCGCATTGGGCCGCTTCCTGACCCGTGCCGAGCAACCACAGGAGCTGCTGCTGGCCGATGATCGACGTGGCAACCCGACGCCGGTCGATGATGCCGCCCGAGTGATCCTGTCGGTGCTCAAGCAACTGGATTGCAATGCGCCGCTGTGGGGCACCTACCATTACGCCGGCAATGAGGCGACCACGCCGCTGGCGCTGGGCCAGGCGATCCTCGCCGAGGCCGGCCAATACCGCCAGCTGGCCGTTCAGGCCCCCACGCCGCAGGCCCATGCCGCGCGCCCGGATGCCAGCGAAGAGCCACAGCACGCGGTACTGGCCTGCAAGAAAATCCTTCATACCTTCGGTATCAAGCCGCGTGCCTGGCGCGCTGGCTTGCCACCTCTACTGGACCGGTTCTACCGCCATGGCTGACGCCCCCATCCTGATCACCGGCGGTGCCGGCTTCATTGGCTCCCACCTGTGCGATGCGTTGTTGGACAAAGGCTACGCCGTACGCATTCTCGACGACTTCTCCACCGGCCGGCGAAGCAATCTGCAGGTCGATCACCCACGGCTGGAACTGATCGAAGGTGATGTTGCCGATGCAGGGCTGGTCACTCAGGCTGCGGCTGGCTGCCGTGCTGTGGTGCATCTGGCGGCGGTAGCGTCGGTTCAGGCATCGGTCGAAGACCCGGTGCGTACCCACCAGAGTAACTTCATCGGTACCCTCAACGTTTGCGAAGCCATGCGCGTGCATGGCGTGCGCCGGGTGCTCTTCGCCTCCAGCGCAGCGGTGTACGGCAACAATGGTGAAGGGGAATCGATTTCCGAAGACACGCCAAAGGCGCCGTTGACCCCTTATGCCGTGGACAAGCTGGCCAGTGAGCAGTACCTGGACTTCTACCGTCGCCAGCATGGTCTGGAGCCGGTGGTGTTTCGCTTCTTCAACATCTTCGGGCCACGGCAGGACCCTTCCTCACCGTATTCCGGGGTGATCAGCATCTTCTGCGAGCGTGCTGTGCAGGGCTTGCCGATTACAGTGTTCGGTGACGGCGAACAGACCCGGGACTTCCTTTATGTGGGCGACCTGGTGCAGGTGATGGTGCAGGCACTGGAGCAGCCGCAGGTCGAGGAGGGGGCGGTGAACATCGGGCTGAACCAGGCGACCTCACTGAACCAGTTGCTGGCCGCGCTGGAGAAGGTTGTGGGGAGCTTGCCAGCGATCAGCTATGCGGCGGCGCGATCGGGTGATATCCGCCATTCGCGAGCAGATAACCAGCGGCTGTTGGCGCGGTTCGAGTTTGCGCAGGTGACGCCGATGGTTGAAGGCCTGACAAAGCTTCTCGGTAAAGGCTGAGCCCCGCGGGGCTGCTCAGCAGCCCTG encodes:
- a CDS encoding alpha/beta hydrolase; this translates as MHIQMASPQRVKWQFDEPAPGKELFINEVFGNYQQQARLLVPDIERAAPAFVLGGARSDFTRLNPLLYRLQAAGIGSLTGNLSGHSLASEPGAMAPSLATNLDEAQRFHAHIAPRCRTLIGHSLGGAITLKLAAQLPQVDSIVLICPAVYPDHAHQAPFGPAFTAAINKPFGFLESDSYTFLNQFRGRVLMVIGEYDGLNSQRFGKGPGTSAGNLWLAGTERYSPIPEEVNLALMRAVPASRLQCLFLTDCDHGIAAHLRSTPAIADQVADTVATFILDNA
- a CDS encoding sugar nucleotide-binding protein, which codes for MRMRLMLLGGGNALGQALIRLGAEEDIAFLAPRPPENGWAPSSLTQLLDDHRPDALVNLAYYFDWFQAESVSEQRLAQQERAVERLAELCQHHQITLVQPSSYRVFDGSRATAYSEKDEPVPLGLRGQALWRIEQSVRAACPQHVLLRFGWLLDESIDGALGRFLTRAEQPQELLLADDRRGNPTPVDDAARVILSVLKQLDCNAPLWGTYHYAGNEATTPLALGQAILAEAGQYRQLAVQAPTPQAHAARPDASEEPQHAVLACKKILHTFGIKPRAWRAGLPPLLDRFYRHG
- a CDS encoding NAD-dependent epimerase/dehydratase family protein, whose protein sequence is MADAPILITGGAGFIGSHLCDALLDKGYAVRILDDFSTGRRSNLQVDHPRLELIEGDVADAGLVTQAAAGCRAVVHLAAVASVQASVEDPVRTHQSNFIGTLNVCEAMRVHGVRRVLFASSAAVYGNNGEGESISEDTPKAPLTPYAVDKLASEQYLDFYRRQHGLEPVVFRFFNIFGPRQDPSSPYSGVISIFCERAVQGLPITVFGDGEQTRDFLYVGDLVQVMVQALEQPQVEEGAVNIGLNQATSLNQLLAALEKVVGSLPAISYAAARSGDIRHSRADNQRLLARFEFAQVTPMVEGLTKLLGKG